Proteins encoded by one window of Conger conger chromosome 1, fConCon1.1, whole genome shotgun sequence:
- the LOC133128228 gene encoding probable E3 ubiquitin-protein ligase RNF144A-A, with protein sequence MMTTARYRPTWDLALDPLVSCKLCLGEFPLEQMTTITQCQCVFCTLCLKQYVELLIKEGLETAISCPDSACTKRGHLQESEIECMVATEIMQKYRKLQFEKEVLLDPCRTWCPSSTCQAVCQLKETDMPLPQRVQCAVCSLEFCSACKIRWHPGQACQESLAITAFLSGETRSFYKTDEDDAPIKRCPKCKVYIERDEGCAQMMCKNCKHAFCWYCLESLDDDFLLIHYDKGPCRNKLGHSRASVIWHRTQVVGIFAGFGLLLLVASPFLLLATPFVLCCKCKCSKGDDDPLPT encoded by the exons ATGATGACCACCGCCAGGTACCGCCCTACCTGGGACCTGGCTCTGGACCCTCTGGTTTCCTGCAAACTATGCCTCGGCGAGTTCCCGCTGGAACAAATGACCACCATCACACAGTGCCAATGTGTCTTCTGCACACTG TGCCTGAAGCAGTATGTTGAACTCCTGATCAAAGAGGGCCTCGAAACTGCTATTAGCTGTCCTGACTCTGCTTGTACGAAAAGGGGACACCTACAGGAGAGTGAG ATTGAGTGCATGGTTGCCACAGAAATAATGCAGAAGTACAGGAAGTTGCAGTTTGAGAAGG AGGTGCTGCTGGACCCGTGCCGGACCTGGTGCCCATCTTCGACGTGCCAGGCGGTCTGCCAGCTGAAGGAGACGGACATGCCGCTGCCTCAGCGGGTGCAGTGTGCCGTCTGCAGCCTGGAGTTCTGCTCAGCCTGCAAGATCCGCTGGCACCCGGGCCAGGCCTGCCAGGAGAGCCTGGCCATCACCGCCTTCCTGTCTGGAGAGACCAG gTCTTTCTATAAGACAGATGAGGATGACGCTCCGATCAAGCGGTGTCCAAAGTGCAAGGTTTACATCGAGAGGGACGAGGGATGCGCCCAGATGATGTGCAAGAACTGTAAACACGCCTTCTGCTGGTACTGCTTGGAGTCACTGGAC GATGACTTCCTCCTGATCCACTACGACAAAGGGCCGTGCCGGAACAAGCTCGGCCACTCCAGAGCGTCCGTCATCTGGCACAGAACACAG GTGGTGGGGATCTTCGCGGGTTTCGGGCTCCTCCTTTTGGTGGCCTCGCCCTTCCTCCTCCTAGCCACCCCCTTCGTCCTCTGCTGCAAGTGCAAGTGCAGCAAGGGGGACGACGACCCCCTGCCCACCTAG